The Apium graveolens cultivar Ventura chromosome 11, ASM990537v1, whole genome shotgun sequence genome has a window encoding:
- the LOC141697010 gene encoding guanosine nucleotide diphosphate dissociation inhibitor 1, producing MDEEYDVIVLGTGLKECILSGLLSVDGLKVLHMDRNDYYGGESTSLNLIQLWKKFRGNDKPPAHLGSSRDYNVDMIPKFIMANGELVRVLIHTDVTKYLSFKAVDGSFVYNKGKVHKVPATDMEALKSPLMGIFEKRRARKFFIYVQDYNETDPKTHEGMDLTRLTTKDLIAKYGLDENTIDFIGHALALHRDDRYLNEPALETVKRMKLYAESLARFQGGSPYIYPLYGLAELPQAFARLSAVYGGTYMLNKPECKVEFDEEGKACGVTSEGETAKCKKVVCDPSYLTNKVRKVGKVARAICIMSHPIPNTSDSHSVQVILPQKQLGRRSDMYLFCCSYSHNVAPKGKFIAFVSTEAETDQPQSELKPGIDLLGPVDEIFFDMYDRYEPVNEPSLDNCFISTSYDATTHFESTVADVLNMYTLITGKILDLNVDLSAASAAEE from the exons ATGGATGAAGAATATGATGTGATAGTGCTTGGAACTGGTCTCAAAGAATGTATTCTCAGCGGTCTTCTCTCCGTTGACGGTCTTAAG GTGCTGCATATGGATAGGAATGACTACTATGGAGGGGAGTCGACTTCGCTCAATCTTATTCAG CTGTGGAAGAAGTTCAGGGGAAATGATAAGCCTCCAGCTCATCTAGGTTCAAGCAGGGATTATAACGTGGACATGATACCTAAG TTTATAATGGCAAATGGTGAGCTTGTTCGAGTACTCATTCACACTGATGTTACCAAATATTTGTCATTCAAAGCAGTTGATGGGAGCTTTGTCTATAATAAGGGAAAG GTGCATAAAGTGCCAGCAACTGATATGGAGGCTCTCAAATCTCCTCTCATGGGAATTTTTGAGAAGCGTCGTGCTCGCAAATTCTTTATATACGTCCAAGATTACAATGAAACTGATCCTAAGACACATGAGGGGATGGATTTGACTAGACTGACAACCAAAGATCTCATTGC CAAATATGGTCTTGATGAAAATACTATTGACTTTATCGGTCATGCATTGGCTCTTCATCGAGACGATCGCTATCTGAACGAACCTGCATTGGAAACCGTGAAGAGAATGAAA CTTTACGCGGAATCTCTTGCACGTTTTCAAGGAGGATCACCTTATATCTATCCTTTGTATGGATTAGCCGAGCTCCCACAG GCTTTTGCTCGACTTAGTGCTGTCTATGGTGGCACATACATGTTGAACAAACCTGAGTGCAAG GTTGAGTTTGATGAGGAAGGCAAAGCCTGTGGTGTTACATCAGAAGGGGAAACTGCCAAGTGCAAGAAAGTTGTATGTGATCCTTCATACTTGACCAACAAG GTCAGGAAGGTTGGCAAGGTTGCAAGAGCAATATGCATAATGAGTCACCCAATCCCGAATACCAGTGATTCTCACTCAGTGCAAGTTATTCTCCCACAAAAACAGTTGGGCCGTAGATCGGATAT GTACTTATTTTGCTGTTCGTACTCTCACAATGTTGCTCCAAAAGGAAAATTTATCGCATTTGTCTCCACTGAGGCAGAGACGGACCAGCCACAGTCTGAACTAAAGCCAGGAATTGACTTATTAGGTCCTGTGGATGAGATATTCTTTGATATGTACGACAGATATGAGCCAGTCAATGAGCCTTCTCTGGACAACTGTTTTATATCCACG AGCTATGATGCCACGACTCATTTTGAGTCCACTGTTGCTGATGTGCTTAATATGTACACCCTGATAACTGGAAAG